ATGTGACTTTTCCAATCTCGAGGTGCAGCAGGTGGCTCGCGTCCGACCAAGCGGAAACAAGCCAGGTGGTGATATTGGGATGCACGCTGGGCGCATGTGGCTTCCTGCAGTGGCATCTCGGTACTGGAACATTGGTGGAGATAGGGTGGCCCTAAATTACGACCACTTTGTGACTGCGTTTGACTACGGGTTGGATTTGTTTGCGAACGGAAAGAATGTTCACCCCCGACTGGAACATATTCCTGCAGATGAGTTGGTGCCTATGCAGCAGGACCTGGATGCATTGATTATGAACCATGATGCTAGCGGGCCATCAGCTAACTGGCAAGCCGTGGCGGACATGATCGTGGAGCGCTACGGGGCCCGATTACGGTTCCTGGTATCGGGTCAGGCCTCGAcgcttcagcagctgcaggatgaaATCGAGGACATGGTTACTCCATTCATTGACTATGACCGACGCAACGCATCCCTCGAGGTGGAGAGGTGCTCAAAGCAGTTTGTTAGAAGTTCAGTATCCACCACGACTACCGCAGCCGACGCGGTGCTTTCAGTATCGCGCACTGTCTGTGGGACGCTACTGGAAGCATTTAGTTGCACAGAGTACGATTCCGTCGTCGATCATGTCCAGAGTCTTATGAACTATCTCGCTTGGACTACATGGAAAGACTGTAGCGGCTGCGGTGACCACGAAATTTGCATGATCCCCATGTGGCCGATGGGCACTGTGGATGACTATAATAATCCCCAGTGCCGCGACTTTTCACAACCTAACGGTGACGGCCCAAGATATTGGGGTCCAGGGAGagggcctcctcctcgcaagGCTAAGCCCGCGCCTCCCCTTGCTCTATGACCCTCAGTGGTTGAGTTTCTGAAGAAATGGCGAGAACTTCTGGAGACCACACCGCAGAGCCTGACAAAGTACTTTTCATCTCCACTCGTTTACTCTTTACCCCTGGGTAAACTTTATGCAGAGGATGACTCCAAACCTGTGAGCACTAGGGAACGAGAACAGAGGCTACTTAGGCTTGGCCgcatcctccaactcccaacTTTTGTGACCAATCGCCGCACTCATGAGGCCCAAatgaaaaaaataaaaataaaaataaaaaccaGGAGAATAACAAGCGGCACGGTCAAACGAGCAATTTGATATTTAATCCCTGGAGAATTCAGCCGTTCACCCGGTTGAGCAGCGAAATTTGATGAGTCGCAAAACTTGGAAGTTCGAACCAGTGCCAGGAAACAGTGCCAGCCAATCCCCGATCAACCATGCGCCACTTATCAATAGTCGTTGCTAACGTGCAGATCCTCGGCACAAAGGAACTCAGGATTAAGATTTGGATATGTGCGGCTGTCCCACCATTCAAACCCTGCTAATCCTTTTCTGGAGAACAAACAACACTATCCATGCACCAGTCTGGGCATTGAGCGGCGGTGGACCCGTGCTGATTGCCTTATGAGTGGTCCTTATCGTCGTTGAAAGGCGTTAAGTTCCGTGCTATAGTCCGAGTGCTCACGGGTACCTCAGACGGGAAACTCAAAGACGAGAGCTTGCATGTGTTAGGTTGAAATCTCGCAGAGGCCCATCGGTGCTGCGATTCTGATAGGTTGTTCGACTCAGGAACGAAGGTTTGAATGAAAGAAGACTGGGATGCTAGTGCTCCTGGTGCTGAGGTTGTTCTCCTTGGTGCAAGTTGCCGACTAGTGGTGGCCACTGACCAGTCTTGCCAAATGACTGGGAACAGACAGCTCTGTCGCGGCGGGGCGCACCTCCCTCTCGGGGGCCTGGGCCTGGTCAAAGACAACGAAAGTCTAAGGGGCCAGGACGTTGAAGAGTATAAGTATCGGCCTGAAGTTTCTCTGTCCCGCCTATCTTCATCGATCATTCATTCGCGAAAGCAGCTTGTTTCCCACCTCTTGTCACTCTTTTGACGATCGTTCCGACCCAAGTCCGTTCTTTTATCTGATTTTATTTGCCCTGTTTTCTTCATCTACCATCAGCGTTTGAGAGATACCCAAGATGAAGGCTTCTCTGATCACTGCCCTGACCTGGGCTGCCTGCACCATGGCCAGTCCTGTCGTCCTCAATGCCCGGCATGACGACTGCACTTGCGTGGAGGAAACTCTCACTCTCACCTTGCCCGCTTCTACTGGTGGGACTCTCGTCGAGCCTACACCTAGTACTTACCCAGAGGAGACCTCTACTAGCACCAacacggccacggccactgCCACTGTTCCCGAGGAGACCAGCACTGCTACCTGGAGCTCTACTAATACCAACACCGCTACCTCCACAGACACTGTTCCCGAGGAGACGGGCACTACTACTGCCCCTCCAACCTCCGTTCCCACACCCGGAGACTGCGAGAATGGCCGCTGCCATGGGACTGGACACCTGGTGCAGGATCTTGGACCTCAGGTCAACCGCCTTCTCACTGTTACTGGCGCTGATGGCGAGgacttcctcgtccaggtcAACGAAGACGTTTACAACCTTCTCTCCGGCCGTGTGAGCCTCAGCGACTCAGTGGGTGAGGTTGTTGGCGACGCTGCTTCTCTTGGTGACCTTATTGCCGACCTCGGACCTATCATCGACTGCATCCTCACCATTGTTGGCGAAGACTcccacatcctcctcgtccggCTCGCTCCCGAGATTGCTGACCTCCTACGCGGAGCTGGTGCCACTCTCGGCCTGAACGCTGTTAACAACCCTGTCGGCCAGATCGTGAAGTCTCTTGGCCTGAACGTCAAGCGTGACCAGCTCGACCACTTCAACGTCCATGGCCTGGATGGAAACGATCTTCCCGTTCAGATTCCTGGTGCTCTTGGCAAGGCTATCGCTGGCCTCCACCTCGAAACTGCTGTCGGCACTGTCATTGCCACTGGCATCCATGTTACCCAGATTGTCCAGGAACTTGGGCCTCACTCCGAGGAATTCCTTGTTGTGTTCGGCAAGGGAACCGGGCTTGTTCTCATTCGTCTGGCCCCTCAGGTTGCCCGTATCGTTAAGGGTTTGGCGCCTGAGCTTGGTAATCCCGTCGGCAACATCATTGATACCGTTGGTGACAACCTGTAAGCAGCACCTCTGCAAGCGATGGCACCATCGTAACTTGACGAAGGAGTATGTTGAAGAGCGAGGTTGGGGTATTTTCATGTATTATAGTTACCTATCATACTTAACATAATACATCCacatattaatattattacaTTCAACTGCCGTCCGAGCACTTCGTAAATATGTGCTATACTATGGTGCCATGCATACTTCAGAACTGTTGATGTGGGGGGCATATGCAGGTCATGAATGTTGGATTTGTTTTATCCGCAGAACCCACATCTAATCCAGTCCAACTCCAAATCAAATACTATTATACCAAGCTTTCTCCCCTATGGTTGTCTTCTCCATGTCCCCTCAATTGAATTGCCACTAAACCCCCATACGTCTGCATTGTGGGACGCGTGGGGAAGAGGTGACCGCGGCTAATGTCTGTTCCGCCACTCCAATATATTCGTTACGCATCTGCTCCTCACCCTTCAACTGGGACTTTGGAGAATCAGTCAATCCGGGGTTATTCACAATAAATAACCAAAAAACGAACAAAATGGCACAACAAGATCTGAAAATAGCCATTCTGGGCGCTGGTGCGTTTTCTGCCTCGCATCCACTTAACTGGCCGAGATGAAGGAAACACTAAAGAATTACTACAGGAATGGGCGGCCTCACGTCTGCGCTCGCGCTCGCTAATAAGGGATTTAAGAATATCGATGTCTATGAGACCGCATCAGACCTTGGATTCGTCGGCGCGGGTATCCAGCTCGCGCCTAACATGGCTCGGGTTCTGGATCACCTGGGTGTATGGAAGGGAATTGAGGCCGAG
This genomic interval from Aspergillus puulaauensis MK2 DNA, chromosome 7, nearly complete sequence contains the following:
- a CDS encoding uncharacterized protein (COG:S;~EggNog:ENOG410Q28S;~SECRETED:SignalP(1-17)), whose product is MKASLITALTWAACTMASPVVLNARHDDCTCVEETLTLTLPASTGGTLVEPTPSTYPEETSTSTNTATATATVPEETSTATWSSTNTNTATSTDTVPEETGTTTAPPTSVPTPGDCENGRCHGTGHLVQDLGPQVNRLLTVTGADGEDFLVQVNEDVYNLLSGRVSLSDSVGEVVGDAASLGDLIADLGPIIDCILTIVGEDSHILLVRLAPEIADLLRGAGATLGLNAVNNPVGQIVKSLGLNVKRDQLDHFNVHGLDGNDLPVQIPGALGKAIAGLHLETAVGTVIATGIHVTQIVQELGPHSEEFLVVFGKGTGLVLIRLAPQVARIVKGLAPELGNPVGNIIDTVGDNL
- a CDS encoding uncharacterized protein (COG:S;~EggNog:ENOG410PMZJ;~InterPro:IPR038921) — encoded protein: MSGYRTRLQFCIAALITNAVSYSFPPNANHIFNSIHSSMRQWGSSLNHNGMSFFLATVPEGTQLYHGDWLSDPVQGPEWLAFEAEHALVFTHPFPHNPPPGDGEPGGPGPGRPGPPPPLQDKSQQVMGKPTQAEAEDGYLHTYVAARDLRLLYVDGMSAGKTANGTMDTQDRILYQDKLKDDRGGMSNEREGAQLFCRMVQDRWNGRLDGLLRMEAGFEIILCDFSNLEVQQVARVRPSGNKPGGDIGMHAGRMWLPAVASRYWNIGGDRVALNYDHFVTAFDYGLDLFANGKNVHPRLEHIPADELVPMQQDLDALIMNHDASGPSANWQAVADMIVERYGARLRFLVSGQASTLQQLQDEIEDMVTPFIDYDRRNASLEVERCSKQFVRSSVSTTTTAADAVLSVSRTVCGTLLEAFSCTEYDSVVDHVQSLMNYLAWTTWKDCSGCGDHEICMIPMWPMGTVDDYNNPQCRDFSQPNGDGPRYWGPGRGPPPRKAKPAPPLAL